From Malaya genurostris strain Urasoe2022 chromosome 2, Malgen_1.1, whole genome shotgun sequence:
CTGTAACTCTGTCATCAAAAACGACATTACACGCCACCTACTTGAACAGACGAAACTAACCAAGACAGAATTTTTCGATAAATTCAACaggttattgggaaaatttaagAACGCACTGGTTTTGAACTAATTTTATATACCCgaaaaatgaatttaaaaaaaaaattccagttaAAACCCAGATGTACCAAGAAAAGTTCTGTTTGCACAATGGCCAACGATGCTTTTTGACATCGATTCCAAAAAAACGTTTGTTTTCATACATTGAATCAAAAATCTCATTCCCATCTCAAagcaagaaaaatttcttccacTTCTgcaacggggttttcaacgaaaTTGGCCCGTTTTCATATGTAACTTGAAAAGgcataaaaaatatcttctcGATTTAACAGTTATAGCAGAAAGGAacaaatcgacgacacgacctgccactcgactatcaaaactgtatcgcaaatctaactacccctcagtaactggtaatgtcaaaacgaaatcgcttgaaaaaatgttggaactggcaacacaagttggaaaattattgatttagaaaaacagttaccagtatcCTTGGTAACTAAatatggaatgtaaacaaaaacaagagattctcacttaaaacgaaaccactgaatatagttggcccgctggcaggtattaaatttattctttcagagagttttgagtcatttttgctcaattttgatttaatttgttttctttgttcTAGTTTTTTCCATAAGAtataatcgacgacacgacctgccactcgactatcaaaactgtatcacaaatttaactacccctcagtaactggtaatgtcaaaacggatttgcttgaaaaaatgttggaactggcaacacaagttggtaagttattgattttgaaaagcagttaccagtagccttggtaactacatatggaatgtaaacaaaaacaagagattctcacttgaaacgaaaccactgaatgaagttggcccgctggcaggtattaaatttattctttcaaagaattttgagtcatttttgctcatttttttaatttgtatcttTTTATAGCCAGTCAGATTCCTCTAGCCTCGGCTATTAGCTCGATGTTTCTTTCCAtaatcttctcaaagttacgtgtcacaatatcaacgtcGTCCGCGAAGCCAAAGAGCTGTAcgtactttcggaagatcgtgttgATCCGCGCTCTTcgaagcaatattgaacaagagacAAAAGAATCCAAAACTACCGTAGCCCTCTCTGAGACTTGAaacgactcgagagcgtcccagatacttggACGTAGCACATTACTCTATCCATTGTTGCTTCGACCAATCACGTCAAATTATACGGAAATCCGCATTcgtgcataatctgccatagcgATTGTTTCGTACGCCGCTTCGAAGTCAATGGCGCGTTGTATtctcgacacttctggagtacttgtctcataacgaatatgtaattcgtagtggcgtaccgtaccggcaacgcaaattattcactacaaaaaatttgatttcggttgtttaaggcaataaaaaacttctcgtgtgttatATTCAGAGGGAATATATTCATATATTATCACTTTCATAACGTTCCCAGAATTATATTCCTCGTTTAAAGTTTTGCTCGAGCTTCCTGGTTTAAAACTAGTCCACCAAGCCGATTGAATgtagactttttgataactcCAGGTGACCACAGTGTTTCTATAAACTTGGTGGACATATCAGCATTGTTTAAGgttgtcaaaaattttgaacgtgCCTGTTCAACGTTACTAGTTTGTAATTGCCCTTGCTGGATTGAactttgaagtgccgattgggcTAGATCTATGTAACCGGTAACCAGATTTCAGAGGtgatttcaaagcatttatgAAGTCTTGTTCCAAGCATGCGTTCCATTCGAACGTCGAATGCACTtccgaataatgaaaaatacatcATCCAGCATGCTGGAGCATTGCTGCCCCGTTTCAATGCTGTCCAAAATTATCGCTTTCAGGATGCTTTCTTCCATGATATAACGCTCAAAAAGTAAATACATTCCAAGAATTTCCTGCATTTGCGTATTCAATTGGGACTTTTCAATCAACTCATTTAAAGTATTTGGTTCCAgagaacttttttcgagatcAAACTAAAAAACACAAAGCGATTAgaaatccatttatacgaaGATAAACTACTCACCAAGAATCGGCGTTTGaccaattttataaattttatatattataattcagccctcgaatgaattattgttattcCACCAATGAGGGCATCAATGTCTTTCGCATTCAGTTTATCAACCGATCCACCACCAGATGTGTTCCCTGATCGTGCATTCCAAGTAAAGGAAAAAATTTGAAGAATCGTTCTACCGATGCCAAATTATCTTTTTTGATTGCATCATCAAACTTTTCACAAACGACGTCGCGGATCTGTGTCGTTGCTTGTTCTAGTGTAGAAACAACTTTTCGAACGGAAGCTATCGATCCAGACACGTCATCAgcaattttttgtaaaatatttttaataatgaaatgtggaattcttccataactatttcaaactgtttgtttatttattctggtgctccttggtaactagtccatagcaacctaaacagtgttgctcgaataattagtttttgtcattttcaaggggtcgctatatttatggtaactggtggtaaatcgcttacgaacactttttattccgatttttcttcggagtgtctggtcgtgtcgtcgataaaATTGTTTGTAATCAACTGTGAAAAAGAAGCACCCACTGAATAACTTGTTGGTGTCATCTGGATTTGGACAGTTTGTGATAAGGACAGTTTGTGATATACATTAAAACAGAAAATGATATTGACCTAGATATTGGCAATCATTCAAAGCTGTTTTGTGCCTCTGCAGTAATCAAAATGAAGGTGGTGCGTGGTTGTTTATGAAGATTGATGGTGTTATACTTGGCATGTAGTTTTTTAACACataattttcatatacataTTCAACAGATTGAACAGTTTGTCGAATGTGTAAATAAAGTTGAATAGATGacagaaaaaatgttcaagtaTAATTTTCGACTTTAATTATTCCATCATAATTATAAAATACGATGACTGTAATAatgcagttgaaaaaaaaataaaaataaaataaaagtacTGAATAAACTTTTTACTGTAGATTTCGATTTAACTGATATAATCAACTGCGCAGCCGGGTGAATGTAGTATATAAATTTGAGTATATAAAGGTTAAATGTGATTGCTTATTAAATTCTACTCAATAAACGGAGCGATCTTATTTTCCGTTCGGATTTATTTAATAATGCACATAAGCAAGAGTGTATGATTTGTTTTCAGATTTTCCAGCTTCTCACCCTTTAGAAGTGTTTAATGGATCCCTAAAGTAATTCCGGCAGAAATGAGGTGAACAAATCCGTTTGATATGAGGTTCAGTGATCGCACAAAAGATTCcattgaatcaatctgaaattAACTAAATTATGTATATCTAAAATATTTATCTACCATCTCTTTTAAATTTACATATAACTGTTCGTAGGAAACGAATAGAAAGATACTATATCTCCCTTCTCAGAAGCATTTTCGAAGGCGGCGAAAGAATGTTAACTgcaatggaaaaatatttaataataaaattcaagCACTCACCTCCACTCAGCTTTATCATAATTTGCATTGATGATTATCCACATTATTTAATAGCTCTCCGGAATTCACTAAATAAGAGGAAAAGacacaaaaattcaaaacggtggaattattccacaactatttcaaactgtttgtttatttattctggtgctccttggtaactagagcATAGCAACttgaacagtgttgctcgaatagtttgtttttgtcattttcaaggggtcgctatatttatggtaactggtggtaaatcactcacgaacactttttattccgatttttcttcggagtgtctggtcgtgtcgtcgaacaAATCCTTCACAacaaattattattttgtttcagTATTTTTCCGCCAGCGTgtatgaatattttaaataatgccATCCCTGTCTCAGGTTACCGGGGAAACGGGTGGACAAAACAAACTAGTACAACATCTAATTTAGAAATAAAgtaaacttcaaaaaattccaaacaaaatttaaacTGATAATTTCCACATAGTACGTAAAATGCTACAACAGGAACAGTTGCAGAAAATCGAGCGACCATGTCCTGATCCTGATCCGAAGGTAGCGGACGAATCTGGCGCCCCTCAACCAAGCACATACCAAATTAGACCCTCTTTGGAGCAAACTTTTAAATCAGAGAAAATAAAGCAAATCATCAATACGGTCCTCACAGATACTCTAACCGGTAAGGACATTAATTTTATTTGAGTATTAAATATTGCTTGATTACATATATCCTTTTAGGACAAACTTACACTGCCATCGATGCAACTCGTTGGACCAAATCACTGGCAGATGAAATCAGTCTAAAGGTTAAGGATTTAGAAATGCGACGGTACAAACATGTAGTTCAGGTTATGCTTGGTCAACAGCTGGGCGCCGGTTCTAAATACATAGCGCGCTGCCGATGGGATGCGGAGTGTGACAGTCAAGCTTCGGGAGAGTTCAAGAATGCCACCATCTTCTGCATCGTCACAGTGTTCGGACTGTATTTGTATTGATGCAAGGGATCTATATTTCTTTTATGTGTAGATTCATTCAGATTGTAATAGTTTTGATTGGTGATTTTAATTGGTTTTCAATTGGTTCCAACGTCACAGAAAATAGAAGCTAGTTTAGAACTTTACCGGATACTTAATTTAGAATTTATTCCAGCTATGAAGGTGGGCGTAAGAAATATCGGGAATTGTCAACCGGTTTTTATAGTAGCAGAAATTGGCCAAAACCATCAGGGGTCAATGGATATTGCGAAGGAAATGATTGTACGAGCGAAGGTAAATACATTTGAAATTTTCCAAACGCGTAAGTAGCCGAATTGTTTGTTTACTCCAGGAAATTGGCGTCGATTGTGTCAAATTTCAAAAGTCCTGTGCCAATTCTAAATTCACACAAAGTGCGTTGCAACGTCCGTATAGCGGGGAAAACTCGTGGGGACGTACCTATGGCGAACACAAAGCCCATCTGGAATTTTCTTTAGAAGATTATCGAACTCTACAACAATTTTGTTCGGAAATTGGAATTCTTTTCAGTGCATCTGCGATGGATCCTGTCTCACTGAAGCAGTTAGCAGAATTAGATATGCCATTTATCAAAATTGGATCAGGTGATGCTGATAATATTCCTCTGTTGAGAGAAGCAGCTACGATGGATGTACCATTTGTCGTATCAACTGGAATGCAATCGTGGAATCAGGTTCAGAAGattcattcaattttcaataGTAAGCCATTTGCTTTGCTTCACTGTGTTTCGGCCTATCCGACACCACCGGCCGAAAGCTTACTGAAGCTAATTCCGTTGTATAAGAACAATTTTCCGGGCGTTGTAGTAGGTTATTCTGGTCACGAATTGGGACTACAAATTACGCTTGCTAGCGTTCTATTGGGTGCAAGAATCATAGAACGGCACTTCACGCTAGACAAAAATTGGAAGGGGACGGACCATAAAGCGTCTCTTGATCCGGAGGAATTCGGTCGTTTAGTACATTGCATACGAAATGTGGAAAATTTAGTTATTGATCATGATCAAATTAGTGCCATATTGTCACAGGTTATGAATGAAAGTGATTACGATGGAGATGAACTTTCGTTAGCTTTAAAAGAAGTTTCGATTTATGATAGAAAATTACTGCTCTCGGAAGTTCCTTGTCACACTAAGCTAGGTAAATCGCTTGTGTTCATGCGGAATGTTCGGCAAGGTCAAACACTAACCATGTACGATGTGGGAGTGAAAGTTAGCGAACCTCACGGAATTTCACCCATTTGGTTTGACAGAGTCATTGGTCAAAAAGTGAATCGTGTGTGTCATCAAGATGACCCTATTCTGGAGAGGGATATCGAATGGGGCATTGTTTCAAAATAGATTATTCGTGAAATTAGCAATTCTATCGTTTCCACTATACATGCTATGACTTTCAAAATATGCACTAGACAGGAGAACTGACAAAcggtatttgattcatataaaaAATTTTCGGCTTGAACAAAACAGGTAGCTTTTTAGCAAATGCCATTCAATTCTAATCTATTGAAATAAAGTGTATAAAATCATGTCCTTATTTTTTGTAATTCTTGTTTTAATGACAATGTAAATTAACTTAGGGCGATAGTACTTCTCTCGTAACCTTTCAAAGTGTATCTCAAATAAATTCTAGTGTGTTTCGCTCGCTCACACTCTCAAAATGCTTCAACTGCACAGACTTAGTCAAGGGGCAATTTCATTCCTACAGTTGGGGCGTTACTTCCACTCACACGCACATTTTTCTCCGGCAGATAAGTTTCTTCAAAATACGAAGGAACACATCTACCAGGAGCCTAGTGAAGACAAAAAACAATACTCAATTTTCTTGCGGTGTTTACCCAGTTTATCACATTGCAGCATAATCCAGCTGGATGTAAATCTGCCGTACTCCAATTGCCTCGAAAATCATCCGTGTGTGCTGCACCACGTACCGGGGGTCGACATTTTTGGACACTTCTAGCTTGATGGCCCCGACGTACACATCACTACAGAGCGTCCAGAAGTGGGGCTCCTGGACACTGTATACACCTGCGAGGCCAGTAACCTTCTGATAGCACTGTGACAGTTGGCGATCCAAAGTCACCGGCTGTCTCTGCATAAGTATCATAACCGACTCTTTGATCAGTGAAAGTGTACTGATGCCAATGGTCAACGCGATGAACATACTGCAAATGGGATCCGCTCGCATCCAACCGAACAGTTGCATCAGTACAGCCGAAATGATGACGCCAACCGAGCCCAGAGTGTCCGCTAATATGTGCAGAAATACTCCACGCATTATCTGAGAATTGTTGGATGTTATCGATTGCTCTATTCCAATAGATGCAGTGCCATGGTTATGGTTATGGTGATCGTGGTCGTGGTCGTGTCCATCGTGGCTATGTCCATGATGATTGTGGTTAGCTAAGAGATGGTTAGTGTCGCTAGTATTTGCACCATGCGAGTGACCATGCCCCCCGTGACTATGCCCATGACTATGACTATGTCCCCCGTGGCTGTGACCATGTCCTCCGTGGCAATGACCTTGTCCGCCATGCTGGAATGCATATATACCAACCAGATTAACCACAAGACCAAGTACCGATACAACAAACAATCTTTCATGCTTAACTTCCGGAGGTTCGATTGCCCGTTCAACTGCTTCCGACATAATGAAGAAGGCGATAAACAATAGGAACAAGCTATTAACGAAACCGGCCAGCACCTCCGCTCGTACATATCCGTACGAATATTTATCATTAGCCTTCCACTTAGTGATAAGAGATGCAGCCAAACCAGCCAGTAGACCAGTGCAGTCGAAGAACATATGGAATGAATCCGAAATAAGACCTACGAACAGAAACATTATAGCTCCCATTGCAGTAAATAATAAACCTCTTACCTAAGCTGTTGGTCCATATTCCATACATTAACTCAACAAAAGCGAAACTTAAATTcaacaataaaaacaaaaacagattCCTCGAGTTTCTATCGGAGAGGATCAGCCGTGAGAGGCTGTTTAATTTCTCTCGTACCTTGTACGTAAATCCTCGCGAATCTTTATGTGTTAGCGGCAGCATCTTTACGTCGTTAGGTTTATGAACTGTTTTAAAGAGCTCTTATCTATTGTCACTCAATAGCATGCATATAGATGACGATGGCTCCGTATAATCGTATCTTACGCGACTGGGTTCTGAAATAGTAAATGTTATCAATTGTAAGCAATATCAAACCCAGTAAGTGTTGTGCGATGGCCTTATAACAAAATGATAAACATTGTCCGTCATCGATTATACTGCATACGTGTTCAGTGAAGTCTAGCTTTTGCTTAAGACAGCCCAACCCGGAACAATTCATACTGTAAAATGTACAGTAAAACTCACACGCTACTTACCTTCAATACCGCAGGAATGGTCGATTGAGAACTATTTATTTCTCGATCGTCCCGTCACGAAAACTAGGGTACATTTTGTGTCAAACTACCGAATTAACGCCACATTACATACGATCGAGgataaaaattaattttcggAAGATTGTTGAGTTGTCACCTTTCTGGTCGCGATGACAGattattttgataaattttcagAAACTTTGCGTTTGATTGAGAAATGCGTTACAGAACCAAAGACTCAAACCACTCAGTGAATTTTGTCAAGCTGCATGGGCGATCTACACTCCAATACCCGGTGGatgttgtcgacccgcatcggtccgatcatcgggccgattatcggaccgattgagcacgatatagggccgattgtagcgcttcgatcggcccgtcatcggacaattctgcaccatttgcatcaatcgcgtcgaccttaaaaagctttatgtttacattatgtatcgctagagaaacagagcgaaggaatatcaaacaaggcattttcgagccgacgtctccccgatagggtgtgcaagagtgttaaacattcttttgtctcgatcatggaggctttaacctttaggtcattcgcctcttagggccagaaaaactctggccctatgtttgaggttggaaatccaaccccgatatatctcatcacctgagtattggatatccgctctctgctttggtatatcttcactcttttgttctaccgatacactatgcaagctcgaaacgcaatcaaaagctttcgtgcacgatgcgtccgatgttcgaatttactgggtAGAAATACACGTTCGAATTAGGGTAACATAGGTATATTGGCCacctcatatattttggcccacctaaaaaACTTTTGGATTTAACCGACGCTAGGTATTGCATAATTTTGAAGCTAATAACATTGAATTACCGATCGGAGAGTTAGTTTTAAAAGATATTATATCATTCTGgtagatatttttacaaaaaaatcagtTATTAAATTTTGGCAGTCAGTTGATACCTACGGATTACTAAAAATTAAGAGGAGGTTGAATTTTcacatttatttttcaaaagataTTACATCTCAAATACGAcgtgttttgtgtgtgtgtgtaatggaGTGAGCCAACAATTACAAATTATTTGAAGTAAGGATTATGAAAATAATAGCAAAGCCATCttttataattaaaaattacacaatgtccaaaatgacttttattattgTGTTAGATGACATTGTCAACAAATCCCTGCAAAGACGGTGTGCTATTCACATTATCTTTGATGGTTAATTGTGTTTGTCAAAATTGCTTAAATATATCTATAAATACATGCTTAAGTACTTTGgtttattgtaagggttttaaaaGAAATACACTTCATTTGCTAAACATAACTTTGAACTGAGCTCTCTGAATTCTAGAATCGCGTTGACTAACCTGTATTAcctacccggaaaaaaatgaaccattgaTTGTACAgcgtaaacaattgattcacaattagatatatgggttacaatacattttattgtatcttgacaagatttttttcatttccaaaaattcaatatattgtttctacgattctacaattgaatttattgtacacgtgctgtttcaaacaatatgcaagctgtacattttattgttttccaagaaaacatatatgagaaaacttcatgatttgaattgttacgatacttaacaacctatatagttgaatagtgtataacaatacattaaaatatttttcaacggtcGAAGCATAGttgtggcaggttttgtaacagcaaatcgtattgtttttgcctttctcatatagaaaggttatgcaatcactgtgaaaaccgacttttgaaccgaggcccggagggccgagtgtcatataccattcgactcagttcgtcgagtacgcaaaatgtctgtgtgtgtgtatgtgtgtgtgtgtgtatgtgtgtgtgtgtgtgtatgtgcgtatgtgtgtatgtaacgtttttttgcactaacttttctcggagatggctgaaccgattttcacaaacttagattcaaatgaaaggtcttgtggtcccatacaaaattcctgaatattatttgaatccgacttccggttccggaattatggggtaaaatgtgcaaaaaattgtgaaaataagtgcactaacttttctcagatatggctgaatcgattttcacaaacttatattcaaatgaaaggtcttaaggtcccatacaaaattcctgaatattatttggatccgacttccggttcgggagttatggggtaaaatgtgcaaaaaaaagaaaatatgcgttttaacttttctcatagatggcgcgaccgattttcacaaacttagattcaaatgaaaggtcctgtggtcccatgcgttattcctgaatttcaggcggatccgacttccggatccggaaatatagggtaaagtgtgttaaaaattatacaccatcactgaaaatggggaaaaaccttaaaaaaatttctaaatcgacctcaaatcttttacaatttgatggtttttatcagtagacggtcaaacaaaccgatttcggttattcttttaagaatcgaagaaaaatttttttttgcctttctcatacagaaaggttatgcaatcactgtaaaaaccgaagtttgaaccgaggccaggagggccgagtgtcatataccattcgactcagtttgtcgagtacgcaaaatgtctgtgtgtgtgtatgtgtgtatttgtgtatgtaacgtttttgcactaactttatggggtaaaatgtgcaaaaaaatgaaaatatgtgttctaacttttctcatagatggcgcgaccgattttcacaaacttaggttcaaatgaaaggtcctgtgctcccatacgtaattcctgaatttcatccggatccgacttccggactcgtaaatatagggtaaagtgtgttaaaaattttataccatcactgaaaagagcgaaaaaccgtaaaaagttttctaaatcgacctcaaatcttttccaattgatagtttttatcagtggacggtcaaacaaatctatttcgattattctttcaagaatcgaagaaaaataattttgaagaataccacagtattatatattatagtttgattgatatgagaaaggcatcattacaccactaggtggattaaaacaggttttttacaatattttttattcgggtaggTATTCGTGAGACCTAACTAGCTAGCCCTAAACTGTTGTAtaaaccagtggcgtctcgtgacaaaattgactagttgtgcactgaTTATGTAGTATGATAGCAGAAGCaaaagttcgttgtaagtgaaaactaaagattgaggaatggagatTCGCTGTTTTCCAATACAATGGGATATGCTATGCTTTCGGATGGGATattttattaaacaaacaaatctcagagctgaactGAGTAGTTCtctctcttcttgaatctgtgcagtaactcatgcgcacggaaaagacactgacacagcgacaacagatacttgaaattttatgtctgatgtatatgagatgcatgtaaatacacgcaattttggtgcgatccaacctgctttcattgaaaaaataaagattccaaaaaaataattgaatttggatggggttggggacgcatgtcattccttcaattcgaccggttgtgcagtgcacgaggtgcacatgaggacgaaacGCCACTGGTATAAACAGTTATCCTGTCCGAACATGTCG
This genomic window contains:
- the LOC131428358 gene encoding dynein light chain Tctex-type protein 2B-like gives rise to the protein MLQQEQLQKIERPCPDPDPKVADESGAPQPSTYQIRPSLEQTFKSEKIKQIINTVLTDTLTGQTYTAIDATRWTKSLADEISLKVKDLEMRRYKHVVQVMLGQQLGAGSKYIARCRWDAECDSQASGEFKNATIFCIVTVFGLYLY
- the LOC131428356 gene encoding sialic acid synthase translates to MKVGVRNIGNCQPVFIVAEIGQNHQGSMDIAKEMIVRAKEIGVDCVKFQKSCANSKFTQSALQRPYSGENSWGRTYGEHKAHLEFSLEDYRTLQQFCSEIGILFSASAMDPVSLKQLAELDMPFIKIGSGDADNIPLLREAATMDVPFVVSTGMQSWNQVQKIHSIFNSKPFALLHCVSAYPTPPAESLLKLIPLYKNNFPGVVVGYSGHELGLQITLASVLLGARIIERHFTLDKNWKGTDHKASLDPEEFGRLVHCIRNVENLVIDHDQISAILSQVMNESDYDGDELSLALKEVSIYDRKLLLSEVPCHTKLGKSLVFMRNVRQGQTLTMYDVGVKVSEPHGISPIWFDRVIGQKVNRVCHQDDPILERDIEWGIVSK
- the LOC131428355 gene encoding zinc transporter 7; its protein translation is MLPLTHKDSRGFTYKVREKLNSLSRLILSDRNSRNLFLFLLLNLSFAFVELMYGIWTNSLGLISDSFHMFFDCTGLLAGLAASLITKWKANDKYSYGYVRAEVLAGFVNSLFLLFIAFFIMSEAVERAIEPPEVKHERLFVVSVLGLVVNLVGIYAFQHGGQGHCHGGHGHSHGGHSHSHGHSHGGHGHSHGANTSDTNHLLANHNHHGHSHDGHDHDHDHHNHNHGTASIGIEQSITSNNSQIMRGVFLHILADTLGSVGVIISAVLMQLFGWMRADPICSMFIALTIGISTLSLIKESVMILMQRQPVTLDRQLSQCYQKVTGLAGVYSVQEPHFWTLCSDVYVGAIKLEVSKNVDPRYVVQHTRMIFEAIGVRQIYIQLDYAAM